CTGAACGGCCGCGCAGCTGGTTGTCGATGCGGCGCGATTCGTGACGTTCGGTCGCGATGATGCGCAGACCACCAAGAGCCGCCACCTTGTCGTGATCGACCTTCCATTCGTCGCGCAGTTGCTGGATGCGAGCGGCGCGCGCGCCTTCGTCCAGCGACTCATCGGCTTCGACGGCAGAAATCGCCTTTTCGATGTTGCCGCCGAGCACGATGTCGGTACCGCGACCAGCCATGTTCGTGGCAATCGTGATCATGCCGGGACGACCGGCCTGCGCCACGATGTCGGCTTCACGGGCATGCTGCTTGGCGTTCAGCACCTGGTGAGGCAGGTTCTCGCGGTTGAGCAGCTCGTCGATGATTTCCGAGTTCTCGATCGAGGTCGTACCCACCAGCACGGGCTGGCCACGGCCATAGCACTCGCGGATGTCGGCGATCGCAGCGTCGTACTTTTCGCGCGTCGTCTTGTAGACGCGGTCCAGCTGGTCATCACGCTTGCTCTTGCGATTCGGTGGAACCACCACGGTTTCGAGACCGTAGATTTCCTGGAATTCGTAGGCTTCGGTGTCGGCCGTGCCGGTCATGCCCGAGAGCTTGTTGTACAGACGGAAGTAGTTCTGGAAAGTGATCGAGGCCAGCGTCTGGTTCTCGGCCTGGATTTCCACGCCTTCCTTGGCTTCCACCGCCTGATGCAAGCCATCGCTCCAGCGACGACCCGCCATCAGGCGACCCGTGAACTCGTCCACGATCACGATTTCGCCGTTCTGAACGACGTAATGCTGGTCGCGGTGATACAGATGGTTGGCACGCAGCGCAGAGTACAGGTGGTGCACCAGCGAGATGTTCGATGGGTCGTAGAGCGACGCACCTTCGGCGATCAGCCCACCCTGCGACAGCAGTTGCTCGGCGCGCTCGTGGCCCTGCTCGGTCAGGAACACCTGCTGCGATTTTTCGTCCAGCGTGTAGTCGCCCGGCTTGGTCACGCCTTCGCCCGTGCGCGGGTCGGCTTCGCCTTCCTGACGCGTGAGCATGGGAGCGATCTTGTTCATCTCCACGTACATCGCGGTGTGGTCTTCGGCCTGACCGCTGATGATCAGCGGCGTGCGGGCCTCGTCGATCAGGATCGAGTCCACTTCGTCGACGATGGCGTAGTTCAGGCCGCGCTGCACGCGCTCGCGGCCTTCGTAGACCATGTTGTCGCGCAGGTAGTCGAAGCCGTATTCGTTGTTCGTGCCGTAGGTGATGTCGGAGCCGTAGGCGGCCTGCTTTTCCTCGCGCGGCATTTGCGGCAGGTTGATGCCGACCGACAGTCCGAGGAAGTTGTAGAGGCGACCCATCCAGGTCGCATCACGATTGGCGAGGTAATCATTGACCGTCACCACGTGCACGCCCTGACCGGACAGCGCATTCAGGTACACGGGCAGCGTCGCGGTCAGCGTCTTGCCTTCGCCGGTGCGCATTTCGGCGATCTTGCCGTAATGCAGCGCCATGCCGCCGAGCAACTGCACGTCGAAATGGCGCATCTTCATGATGCGCTTGGAGCCCTCGCGGACCACGGCAAAAGCTTCAGGCAGCAAATCGTCCAGCGATTCGCCCTTGGCGACCCGGTCCTTGAATTCCTGTGTCTTGCCACGCAGTTCGTCGTCGCTCAGCTTCTCGAACTGAGGCTCAAGAGCATTGATGCTGACAACGGTTTTGCGATAAGTTTTAAGCAGCCGGTCATTGCGGCTGCCAAATAATTTGGTGAGGAAGTTGGTGGCCATGCAAACAGGACCGCCCGTCACGCTCAATGCGCGCCAGACGACCGTAATCCCTAAGACTAATTGGTATCAGATGGGGCCGGTTCCGGAAATTGCAACAGATGTATGCACTGTTTTTTGCCTCCGGACACGGGGGCTCGTGGCGCAGATTCTACCCGTGCGCCGTGGATCGCCCTTCACAAAGTCCAGCTACTCTGACAAGGATGTGGGTTTGAGCCCATTTGGCGATGTGCGCGAACCACGCTCAGGCACTGCAAAGCCGGGAAACCGTCTTTCGAGCCCTTCCGCCACCACGCGCAGATAATGAGGCATCACCTCCACAGTTCTCACTTAGGCACGCACGACAGACATGCACAGACGCCATGAATCCATCCCTCTTCTGCAAGCCGCAAGCGAGTCTCCCACGCTGGCGCAACTGACACGCCTCACCCGCGATTCCACCGCCCGCCTGAAGGCCATCGAGCCATTGATTCCACCCAGCATGCGCGCGTCGATCCAGGCCGGCCCCATCGAAGGCATGACCTGGTGCTTGCTCGTGAAAGGAAATGCGGCCGCATCCAAGCTCAGGCAACTGCTGCCATCGTTCGAAGCGCATTTGCGTACCAAGGGGTGGGACGTGCAGCACATTCGCGTCAAGATCCAGACACGGACGGAAAGCTGAAAGCATCAGCCGCTGCAGAAATGAAAAAACCCGTCAGAGACGGGTTTTTTGTTTGGTGCCGGTTGTCGGAATCGAACTGACGACCTACCGCTTACAAGGCGGGTGCTCTACCAACTGAGCTAAACCGGCGAAGCTCTTATTCTAGCTTCAACTTTTTGGTGTTTTTGGAAAAAACCAAAAAAATTTCTATTTTGTTCACTTCACGAGCTTAAGAGAAGGTCTCGCACCGCCACCTGCCGGAGGCTTGGGTGGTGGGCTGTCCTCGTCCGTGTCATCCACTTGAGCACCACCCACCGGCACGAGCTGTGGAGCGGAACGCTCTGCGGCCGCGTCGGCCTTGGCGGAGGCATCTGGCGAGTCGTCCATCTGCGGCGGCAGGCTGTCTTGCGACACTGCGCCACCCAGATTGTCGACCGGCGGAGGGAACGCCATGCCCTGCCCGTTCTCACGTGCGTAGACGGCGATCACACGACCCACGGGGACCATGATCTCGCGCGCCACGCCGCCAAAGCGGGCTTTGAACTCGATGAAGTCGTTGCCAAGCTGCAGACTGCTGGTCGCATCGTAGCTGGCATTCAGCACGATCTCGCCATCCTTCACGAATTCACGCGGCACCTTGACGGAGTCGTTCACGCTCACCACGATGTAGGGCGTGAAACCGTTGTCGATGCACCATTCGTGAATCGCGCGGATCAGATAGGGCCGCGTGGAGGTGAGTTCCGGGGCGTTGATCATGTTTTGTTTCGCTGGCGCTTCAGACTTCAACAACGCGCAAATTACTTGCGCATCACCTTTTCGGAAGGTGTCAGCGCTTCGATGTAGGCGGGGCGCGAGAAGATGCGCTCTGCGTACTTGAGCAGCGGAGCAGCGTTCTTACTCAGCTCGATGCCGTAGTAGTCGAGGCGCCACAGCAGTGGAGCGATCGCCACGTCGAGCATGGAGAAGCTTTCGCCAAGCATGTACTTGTTCTTCAGGAACACAGGGGCGAGCTGGGTCAGGCGATCGCGGATGTGCGAGCGGGCCTTTTCCAGCGCCTTGTCGTTGCCCTTGGAAGCGCGCGACTCGAGCGTGTTCACGTGAACGAACAGTTCCTTCTCGAAGTTCAGCAGGAACAGGCGAACGCGTGCGCGGTCGACTGGGTCGCCGGGCATCAGCTGAGGATGCGGGAAGCGCTCGTCGATGTACTCGTTGATGATGTTCGACTCGTACAGAATCAGGTCGCGCTCGACCAGAATCGGCACCTGGCCGTACGGGTTCATCACATTGATGTCTTCGGGCTTGTTGTAGAGATCCACATCACGGATTTCGAAATCCATGCCCTTCTCGAACAGAACGAAGCGGCAGCGGTGTGAAAAAGGACAGGTCGTACCCGAATAAAGCACCATCATGGTGAGCGGCTCCTAAAAAGTCAAAAGAGTGGACGCTTGCGCGGCCACTCTGCACCGGCCGAACAAAAGGCTCGACCGGTAGAACAAGGCGTAGATTGTCGGGTAGTTACTTGACGTCTTTCCAGAAGGCTGCATTGAGCCTCCACGCGAAGAGCGTCAGCACCCCCAGGAAGAACAGAACCCAGACACCCACGCGGATGCGCGTATTTTGCGCTGGTTCGCCCATCCACTGCAGGTAATTCACAAGATCACCTACAGCCTTATCGTAATTCTGAGGCGTCATGGTACCAGCGCTGACTTGTTCCCAGCCCTTGAATACCTGAGTCTTTTGTCCGTGGCTCTCCAACTCCTCGAAGACTGGCTTGCGATTGCCCTGCAGTTCCCACAGCGGATGCGGCATGCCGACGCTTGGGAAAGCGAGATTGTTCCAGCCCGTGGCCTTGGTGTCGTCACGGTAGAAAGTGCGCATGAAGGTGTAGAGGTAATCCGCACCCGTGCCGTTGTGACCGGCACGCGAGCGCGCGATCACGGTCAGGTCCGGCGGATTCGCGCCGAACCATTCCTTGGCCTGCTTGGGATCGATGGACGCTTTCATGGTCTCGCCGATCTTGTCGGTCGTGAACATGAGGTTGTCCTTGATCTGCTGGTCGGTCAGGCCGATGTCCTTCAGACGGTTGATGCGCATGAACGCAGCCGAGTGACAGCTCAGGCAGTAGTTCACGAAGATCTTGGCACCGTTCTGCAGCGACGCGGTGTCGCTGGTGTTGACCGGCGCCTTGTCCCAGGCGATTCCACCCTCTGAAGCCTGAGCACCCGCAGCGATTCCGAGCGCTGCGACCAGGGTCAAGATAATTTTTTTCATCATGGTTGTGGGCTCCTGCTCAATGCGCGGCAAAGGTGACACGGTCCGGCACCGGCTTGGGCTCACCCAGACGGCTCCACCACGGCATCAACAGGAAGAAACCGAAATAGAACAGCGTACCGACTTGCGAGACGCGCTCACCGATGGGCGATGGAGGCTGCACACCCAGATAGCCCAGAATCAGGAACCAGACCACGAAGATGGCGTACATCCACTTGTGCCAGCTCGGACGATAGCGGATCGAACGCGCAGGGCTTTGATCCAGCCAAGGCAGGAAGAACAGGATGATCACGGCACCGCCCATCACCACCACGCCCCAGAACTTGGCGTCGATGGAGAGCATCATCGCGATGGCGATGGCCGCCACCACCGCGACGGCACCCTTGGCGATGCTTGGCAGCTTGAACTTGAAGATGCCGAAGCCGGCACCCAGCACCACGCAGGCGATCAGCGCATACATCATCTCGCTGGTGATGGCACGCAGCATCGAGTAGAACGGCGTGAAGTACCAGACCGGCGCAATGTGGTTCGGCGTCTTCAGCGGATCCGCAGGGATGAAGTTGTTGTACTCGAGGAAATAGCCACCGAACTCAGGCGCAAAGAACACCACGGCCGAGAAGATGAACAGGAAAATGCACACGCCGAAGATGTCGTGCACGGTGTAGTACGGATGGAACGGGATGCCGTCGAGCGGATGGCCCTTGGCGTCCACTGGCTTGCCCGGACCCTTGATCTCGATACCGTCGGGATTGTTGGAACCCACGTCGTGCAGCGCCAGCAAGTGAGCCACCACCAGACCCAGCAGCACCAGCGGCACGGCGATCACGTGGAAGCTGAAGAAGCGGTTCAGCGTCGCGTCACCCACCACATAGTCGCCACGGATCAGCAGCGCCAGATCGGGACCGACGAAGGGAATCGCGGCAAACAGGTTCACGATCACCTGAGCGCCCCAGTACGACATCTGGCCCCATGGCAGCAGATAGCCCATGAAGGCTTCGGCCATCAGGCACAGGAAGATCGCGCAGCCGAAGATCCACACCAGCTCGCGCGGCTTGCGGTACGAGCCGTACAGCAGACCACGGAACATGTGCAGATACACGACGATGAAGAACGCGGACGCGCCCGTCGAGTGCATGTAGCGGATCAGCCAACCCCAGGGCACGTCGCGCATGATGTACTCGACCGACTCGAACGCCTTGGCGGCGTCGGGCTTGTAGTGCATCACGAGGAAGATGCCGGTGACGATCTGGATCACCAGCACCAGCAGTGCGAGCGAGCCGAAGATGTACCAGAAGTTGAAATTCTTCGGAGCGTAGTACTCCGACATGTGGACCCGGTAGGCCTCGAAGGCCGTGGGAAAGCGGTTCTCCAGCCAGGTCGATGTCTTCTCGACAGCCGACGCATTGGGGGAGACTTCCTTGAATTCGCGGTAAGCAGCCATGGTGTTCTCCCTCAAGCCTTCTTGTCGTCGCCGATGAGCAATCGGGTGTCGGACAGGTACATGTGAGGCGGAACCTCAAGGTTGTCGGGAGCGGGCTTGTTCTTGAACACGCGGCCAGCAAGGTCGAAAGTGGAGCCGTGGCATGGGCAGAGGAAGCCGCCCTTCCAGTCATCCGGCAGCGAAGGCTGTGGACCGGAGTGGAACTTGTCCACTGGCGAGCAGCCCAGATGCGTGCAGATGCCGACGACGACCAGCAAGTCGGGCTTGATCGAGCGGCCTTCGTTGCGAGCGTACGCTGGCGTGAACTCGTCGGGCTTGCGCAGCGACTTCGGGTCGGCCAGTTGCGAATCAAGCGCTGGCAGCTCGGCAATCTGCTCCTTTGTGCGCTTGACGATCCAGACCGGCTTGCCGCGCCATTCGACTGTCAGCTTCTCCCCTTCCTGCAGAGACGAAATGTCCACCTCAACCGGTGCGCCGGCGGCCTTCGCCTTCTCGGACGGCTGAAACGTGCTCACAAAGGGGACGGCAACTCCAACGCCGCCCACCGCACCAGCGCAGCCAGACGCAATCAGCCACGTCCGTTTGCTGGAATCGATCCGGGATTCACTCATGGGGGTCCTCGATTTGCTTCGCTAATATGGTTAACAATAAATTGTAGCGGAGTGAAAATGCTTAATGCACCATAGCAATCACCCTTAAGCTAGGCAATACTTCAGTGTTTTCATCTATATCAAAGGATTTCATTTATGAGCTTTATGAAAGAGTTCCGCGAATTCGCGGTCAAGGGCAATGTCATTGATTTGGCAGTTGGTGTGATCATCGGTGGCGCATTCGGCAAGATCGTCGACTCCATCGTGAACGATCTGATCATGCCCATCGTCGGCTTGATCTTCGGCAAGCTCGACTTCTCGAATCTATTCGTTGCACTGGGTACTGTTCCAGAGGGAACACCCCATACCCTCGAAGCCATCCGCAAGGCAGGCGTTCCTGTTTTCGCCTATGGCAACTTCATCACCGTGGCGGTGAACTTCATCATCCTCGCGTTCATCATTTTCCTGATGATCAAGCAGATCAACCGTCTGAAGCGCGAAACGCCTGCCGAGGCGCCAGCTCCGGAAGCCACACCGGAAGACGTGGTTCTGCTGCGCGAAATCCGCGACAGCCTCAAGCGCTGATTTGATTTTTTTACAACACTTCAAACCAAAACGCCGCTCAATCGAGCGGCGTTTTGCCTTTTATCACAATTTAATATATTAACGATTGCGAATATTCAGTGGCTCCAGCAAGCCAGCCGTTTTGCCACCTGGATCGACTCAATCAAGCTTGCTGCGTCGGCGATTCCACGTCCGGCAATATCGAATGCAGTGCCATGGTCGGGGCTGGTGCGGATGAGCGGCAGGCCGAGCGTCACGTTCACGCCGGAGTCCACGCCCAGATATTTGATCGGGATTAACCCTTGATCGTGGTACATCGCGACCACCACGTCGAATTCGCCCTCCTTGTCGGCGCTGCTGCGCGCGCGCATGAAAACAGTATCTGGCGCATAGGGACCTGTGGCGAAAATGCCTTCGTTTTGAGCCGCTGCGATGGCCGGCGCGATGATTTCCAGCTCTTCACGCCCGAACAGCCCGCCCTCGCCCGCATGCGGGTTCAAACCCGCCACACCGATGCGCGGCTGGCGGCCCAGCGTTCTGGAAAGTGCGCCGTGTGTGATGCGCAACGTCTGCAACACATTTTCGAAAGTGACTGCATCAATTGCATCACGAAGTGACACATGGATACTCACCAGCACCGTGCGCAGCGCATCGTTGGCCAGCATCATCCGCACCGGCATCTCGGCGTTTGTCACGCCCCTGAACTGTGCCGATTCGGCCTGCAGCAGCTCGGTATGACCGGGAAATCTCACCCCAGCGAGCGACAGCGCCTCCTTGTGCAGCGGCGCCGTCACCAGCGCCGCGACCTCGCCGCGCAAAGCCGCACGCGCTGCCCAGATCACGCATTGCGCAGCGGCATCCCCGCCTTCCCTGGTGATCTGGCCGAACGGCACCAGCTTGGCGGGCATGTCCGATAGTTGGAAAACCGGAATGCAGCGCGGCGGCGCATCCAGTGCTTCGTCCACGCTTTGAATCTGCGCAATGGGCAGTGGCAGGTCATCGTCGCCGCTCACGCATTGCACGGCTCGGCGCATCGTCGCCACGTCGCCTACGACGAAGCAGCCGCGCACCACATCAGGCGCATCGCGGAATGCCTTGACGATGATTTCGGGGCCTATGCCCGCCGGGTCCCCTTGGGTGATGACCAACGGCAGGGGCGATTTTTTCGATGATTCAGCAGACATGGAAAGCTTCAGGCCGGGTTATCGATTTCAACAAATACATGTTCAAGGCCCAACCGTGCGGCCACATGGGCAGCGGCTGCGGGTGCGCCGTAGCGCTCGGTCGCGTGATGTCCTGCTGCGATGAACGCCACACCGGTTTCGCGCGCGAGGTGCGCTTGGGGTTCCGAGATTTCTCCGGTGATGAAGGCATCGGCGC
This genomic stretch from Diaphorobacter sp. HDW4B harbors:
- the secA gene encoding preprotein translocase subunit SecA, which translates into the protein MATNFLTKLFGSRNDRLLKTYRKTVVSINALEPQFEKLSDDELRGKTQEFKDRVAKGESLDDLLPEAFAVVREGSKRIMKMRHFDVQLLGGMALHYGKIAEMRTGEGKTLTATLPVYLNALSGQGVHVVTVNDYLANRDATWMGRLYNFLGLSVGINLPQMPREEKQAAYGSDITYGTNNEYGFDYLRDNMVYEGRERVQRGLNYAIVDEVDSILIDEARTPLIISGQAEDHTAMYVEMNKIAPMLTRQEGEADPRTGEGVTKPGDYTLDEKSQQVFLTEQGHERAEQLLSQGGLIAEGASLYDPSNISLVHHLYSALRANHLYHRDQHYVVQNGEIVIVDEFTGRLMAGRRWSDGLHQAVEAKEGVEIQAENQTLASITFQNYFRLYNKLSGMTGTADTEAYEFQEIYGLETVVVPPNRKSKRDDQLDRVYKTTREKYDAAIADIRECYGRGQPVLVGTTSIENSEIIDELLNRENLPHQVLNAKQHAREADIVAQAGRPGMITIATNMAGRGTDIVLGGNIEKAISAVEADESLDEGARAARIQQLRDEWKVDHDKVAALGGLRIIATERHESRRIDNQLRGRSGRQGDPGSSRFYLSLDDQLMRIFAGDRVKAIMDRLKMPDGEAIEAGIVTRSIESAQRKVEARNFDVRKQLLEYDDVSNDQRKVIYQQRNEIIDAEELSGLIAAMRDDVFTDVVHQYVPAESVEEQWDLPGLEKALAGDWQIELPLQQAVQGSDSMTDEEILEKVLAAAREQFDEKVALVGKEQFNNFERMVLLQSFDSNWRDHLSALDYLRKGIHLRGYAQKQPKQEYKREAFELFRQLIESVKNSVTRTLMTVQIRSNEQLDEASQALEHQGDRLDGAIYHGSSDLGDPGEDGPESQPLPAEYEGLRISRNDPCPCGSGKKYKQCHGKLA
- a CDS encoding ClpXP protease specificity-enhancing factor yields the protein MINAPELTSTRPYLIRAIHEWCIDNGFTPYIVVSVNDSVKVPREFVKDGEIVLNASYDATSSLQLGNDFIEFKARFGGVAREIMVPVGRVIAVYARENGQGMAFPPPVDNLGGAVSQDSLPPQMDDSPDASAKADAAAERSAPQLVPVGGAQVDDTDEDSPPPKPPAGGGARPSLKLVK
- a CDS encoding glutathione S-transferase N-terminal domain-containing protein, with the translated sequence MMVLYSGTTCPFSHRCRFVLFEKGMDFEIRDVDLYNKPEDINVMNPYGQVPILVERDLILYESNIINEYIDERFPHPQLMPGDPVDRARVRLFLLNFEKELFVHVNTLESRASKGNDKALEKARSHIRDRLTQLAPVFLKNKYMLGESFSMLDVAIAPLLWRLDYYGIELSKNAAPLLKYAERIFSRPAYIEALTPSEKVMRK
- a CDS encoding cytochrome c1, encoding MKKIILTLVAALGIAAGAQASEGGIAWDKAPVNTSDTASLQNGAKIFVNYCLSCHSAAFMRINRLKDIGLTDQQIKDNLMFTTDKIGETMKASIDPKQAKEWFGANPPDLTVIARSRAGHNGTGADYLYTFMRTFYRDDTKATGWNNLAFPSVGMPHPLWELQGNRKPVFEELESHGQKTQVFKGWEQVSAGTMTPQNYDKAVGDLVNYLQWMGEPAQNTRIRVGVWVLFFLGVLTLFAWRLNAAFWKDVK
- a CDS encoding cytochrome bc complex cytochrome b subunit yields the protein MAAYREFKEVSPNASAVEKTSTWLENRFPTAFEAYRVHMSEYYAPKNFNFWYIFGSLALLVLVIQIVTGIFLVMHYKPDAAKAFESVEYIMRDVPWGWLIRYMHSTGASAFFIVVYLHMFRGLLYGSYRKPRELVWIFGCAIFLCLMAEAFMGYLLPWGQMSYWGAQVIVNLFAAIPFVGPDLALLIRGDYVVGDATLNRFFSFHVIAVPLVLLGLVVAHLLALHDVGSNNPDGIEIKGPGKPVDAKGHPLDGIPFHPYYTVHDIFGVCIFLFIFSAVVFFAPEFGGYFLEYNNFIPADPLKTPNHIAPVWYFTPFYSMLRAITSEMMYALIACVVLGAGFGIFKFKLPSIAKGAVAVVAAIAIAMMLSIDAKFWGVVVMGGAVIILFFLPWLDQSPARSIRYRPSWHKWMYAIFVVWFLILGYLGVQPPSPIGERVSQVGTLFYFGFFLLMPWWSRLGEPKPVPDRVTFAAH
- the petA gene encoding ubiquinol-cytochrome c reductase iron-sulfur subunit encodes the protein MSESRIDSSKRTWLIASGCAGAVGGVGVAVPFVSTFQPSEKAKAAGAPVEVDISSLQEGEKLTVEWRGKPVWIVKRTKEQIAELPALDSQLADPKSLRKPDEFTPAYARNEGRSIKPDLLVVVGICTHLGCSPVDKFHSGPQPSLPDDWKGGFLCPCHGSTFDLAGRVFKNKPAPDNLEVPPHMYLSDTRLLIGDDKKA
- the mscL gene encoding large conductance mechanosensitive channel protein MscL, coding for MSFMKEFREFAVKGNVIDLAVGVIIGGAFGKIVDSIVNDLIMPIVGLIFGKLDFSNLFVALGTVPEGTPHTLEAIRKAGVPVFAYGNFITVAVNFIILAFIIFLMIKQINRLKRETPAEAPAPEATPEDVVLLREIRDSLKR
- the pdxA gene encoding 4-hydroxythreonine-4-phosphate dehydrogenase PdxA, with the translated sequence MSAESSKKSPLPLVITQGDPAGIGPEIIVKAFRDAPDVVRGCFVVGDVATMRRAVQCVSGDDDLPLPIAQIQSVDEALDAPPRCIPVFQLSDMPAKLVPFGQITREGGDAAAQCVIWAARAALRGEVAALVTAPLHKEALSLAGVRFPGHTELLQAESAQFRGVTNAEMPVRMMLANDALRTVLVSIHVSLRDAIDAVTFENVLQTLRITHGALSRTLGRQPRIGVAGLNPHAGEGGLFGREELEIIAPAIAAAQNEGIFATGPYAPDTVFMRARSSADKEGEFDVVVAMYHDQGLIPIKYLGVDSGVNVTLGLPLIRTSPDHGTAFDIAGRGIADAASLIESIQVAKRLACWSH